The sequence gACTGGCAAATTTAACCTGGCCATGTGGGAATCcattgcagatgaccacagtgcttggagacagacagacaggttgtgcacccacagcagaggaggaggaatgactgctgggaggagcacagacagaagaaatgccatggtgcacctgtagcagcaaaaccttCATCTGCCCCCCACTCCAACAAAACACCTGTATTggcttctacagccacagcaggtgctgtaaccttccaatagtttgacttcacccccaaaggcgcactcctccattgtctcacaagacagatggatgccaaccaattatatatattttaggaacTGTGTGTTTATCCAAATGTAGCGAGACTCCAAAGGATACGATTATATGCTCAATTATTTGGCAATAAATGCAGGACattagtaggacttacttctcagtTGACATGTGTATGACTGTGCTGTCAGTTGTTTAAAgagtcgtaaaggtaaagggacccctgaccgttaggtccagtcgcggatgactctggggttgcagcgctcatctcgctttactggctgagggagccggcatacagcttccgggtcatgtggccagcatgactaagccacttctggcaaaccagaattAAATTAAAGATTCTTAGAGAGTCCCTAATTTAACAGAAATTGGCACAGATGTAGGTTCAGTATTTCATCCACTCTGCAAACATATATCAAGGTTTCCACACTTTTGGATCCTTGATTCTGATCCGGTGTTCCtgcctctgccttttttttttacttcctgcaTTGGATTTCAGCTCACAACTGCTAGAAAAAAATCTGATGATCACCCAACAATCAGCAGTGGTGACATTTTGACTTTTTCATTTTTAGATTTTTGGCTTTCTGTTCTGTCTGCCTTAAAAACATTATAGCACTTTAAAACACaatggcactttaaaaaaaaagtatttcagttaaaaatttaaaatttaaaataaacatttcaccAAAATGGTGTGTTCAGGCACATTGACCCTCCCTATATGATGCCTCCTAGCATGGACAGAACCTTGCATGATGCACATACATTGACTTTCCACATTTTGGTGGCCATAGCCATTTTCAATTCCACATGTAGCTTACCATGGGAGAGCAATGACTAGGTAGTATTAAAAGACCCAATCTGGAAGCACCCCCGCTGTTGATAAGAGAGAGTTCCTACGTCAGAAATGGTGGACAGAATTCCTACTCATGGAGCAGCCACTCACTTCTTCACCCAATACCCTTTTCTTAAATTCAGGTATTATGCCATCCTCATAAGAGCTGTTGAGAAATAATATGGGTCACTGCCATAGCATCCTctgaaaccagaggaggggaacctgtggccctccatatgttaggactccaactccagccagccccagccagcatggccaatggtcagaggtgatgggagttgtaatccagcaacatctggaaggttccccatccttgctctgAAATATATCTGGCATTAAGTGAGAACTCGGCaatccctctgtgtgtgtgtgtttaagtaatGAAACTGGAAAAAGAATAGCTGTGGAAACATGCCACAGAACTTGCTGAGCGTGAGCTTCCAGCATGCTTTATTTGAACACCTTGCTTGTTTTTGAGGATTTATGTCCTCTTAAATAACAAAAGGCATCCTGGTGCATCCTACTAAAGCCAGCATGGTGTCTTGAAGCAGGGGGTGTACAGACCGTTACAACTGTAAACTCATAACTAACATTATTGCAAGCAAAGTCACTATTGGGCTTAGTGGTTAGCAACAGTATGCAATGGATGAAGACTCATCAGTAAAGAGTACTAAAGTTTCAGTGACAAAGCCATGAAATTCAGTCATCCATTTCCTGAAGAGAGACATTCTTAAAAGACAAATACTTTTAGAAGTGGTGTTCTCTATTCAGAATATATTCGTGGGGTATATGATACATTAATACACACCATAAATTCTATCCCAAATAATCATTTGATATCACAGCAGGCTTTTGGTTGGGCTCTAAAATAGTTTGCTATAGGACATTAATAAATGATGCAACATAAAAGAGATATAACAGCAAACTGAGCTCTCTAATCCAGATCCTTTTTAGGCTAGAGCGTGAGTTTAAGGTTCTAAATTCTTTGGCCTGGTACCTAATTTAGTTTGAGATTAACTTAAACTCTATTTTTTTATATGCATAGCTCTGTGTGCATAGCAGTGATATTATTAATTATCTTTGGGAATGTTTATACGGTTGAGTGCCACAGCAGCAGAAGCCATGGTACATGAGAGCACATTTCCATTACCCCATGCTATGGTATTCGCACATGTAGTAATAATTACTACATAATTATTTACACAGCTAACAGAATTTGGTTATCCTTGGTTTCACCCCAGTGGCTCACAGAAACATCAAGGGTAGAGTGTGGGTATTGCCATTTGGGAAAACGTAAAGTAACTACATACATTGAACAAGTTCTTATGTAATCAGCAAGAACAAACAGAATATAACTGGTGCTATTTCTTTAGCCTAAAGGACATTTAGTCATGGCTCTGTATGCGCTTGGAGCCTGAACAAACACAACCTTTTAAACAGATGACTTTGGTAATCTTACTGAAGAGCTATTAGTCACTGCAGCAGATCATTTTGATTtctgtttttccaggtcatgaatCTGCAGCAGTGGGACTTCAAAAGGATGTAGCTTCCTGGCAGCTTGGGAAGTTAATTTTTTTGAGTATTGTAGAATGCACCTTGCTAAAATTAAGACAATAATTGCCACAAAAATAAGAGCAAAGTCTCTCCAAAAGAAATCAAGGCATTTGATTGGTTGAGGCTTCCTACATCCTTCCAGTTCATTCCCAGTCAGCTGACTCAAGGCTCTCGATTTTACAGAAGCCGGAGATGCACATTGAAGGTTGGCAAGAGAAACGTTACTGAAGTCTTCCAGCCACTGCTTGAAATATAAAATAGAGCAGTCACAGTGCCAAGGGTTGTTGGAGAAGTCAACTTCTTTCAGGTAAATTAAGTTGTCCAGTGCACCAAGAGGAACCGTCGTTAAACTGTTGTTTTGCAGATGAAGAATGTTGATGGTATGGCACGAGTGACATAATTCTGATGACAGGGGAGGCATTTCCTTCAGCCCCATAGAGCTGCAGTTTAATATCCAACCCCTTAGGTCTTCCTGCTGCTCACAGAAACAGGGAGGGCAGGGCTTGGGTTGAGCTGTGCTTAATAACAGTAGCATGACCAGTATCCCAGCATTGGAGGAGATCTTTACTTTGTTCATGATCGCAGCTGTGGGACAAGAATATGAACAATGCAATTTGTTGCTCTGTCTTtaacagcaaaaaaacaacaacaaaattttgcCCACTGGATTCTACCACTAGATATTCTAGAATTTCTTTGAAATATGCTGCACAAATTGCTCCTATACAATATATGGCATTCAGCATCCTCAAATGATATGGAAAAGTGGCAACAAGAGATGTAGAAGAGACTCCTGTTGCTTTTGTATAATGTTCAGGGTTACCCCAAGTATTCCAGATCTtcatggactacagttcccatcatccctgaccattgattaTGCTGTctggggttaatgggagttgtagttcagcaacatctggagggcactacattgaCTCCCTCTTGTTTAACCCATTATTTTAGAAAATGGTGTTGCCCAGAGTACATGgctaaatatggggggggggagagaatattgGAATAGCAACTCATCTGGTCAGTGGTTTTGGTTCAGGAACTTGATTTTCCATTGAAATATCAAGGTAACAGAGGATAGAAGATGATCAGTGTCTGGTGTACCAGCCACTGATTCTTGCCTTTCCATATGTTCAGAAGTGCTAGGATGATTTCTTTGCACTGTTCAGATTCCTCATTTTATTCGGATCAGTTGCTGAGCAGTCAGAAGCTTCAGTGTTCTCATTTGTGGCCATTTGCAAaaaagaatactttaaaaaagatacTTCATGTTTAGAAGAAGCTGGTTTTATATAGGGTTGAAACTTCCTACaatatgcatatacagtggtacctcgggttaagtacttaattcgtttcggaggtccgtacttaacctgaaactgttcttaacctgaagcatcactttagctaatggggcctcctgctgctgccgtgccgccggagcatgatttctgttcttatcctgaaacaaagttattaacgtgaagcactatttctgggttagcggagtctgtaacctgaagtgtatgtaacctgaagcgtatgtaacctgaggtactaccacTGCAATGACTTATTGAATTAGTTTCCTGAACATGCCAAACTATGAAGAAAGACTCACTGCAGGGTATCTTTCTGTATCATATTGTCATGTGATGAGGATTTTAGTTTTACCATGCATTagatggagatggaggttaaAGTGGTGGTTTATATTTATCTGCTTCTCTCCAAATTACCctattttcctttctcctcatCTTTCTCTGTTCTGTCTCTGAGGGCCGACTCACACATGCGTGCTCACCATATGACTGCAGTAGCACCATAGTGATTTTCAAGTATGAATGGATGCATCACAGATCAAGTATAGATAGAAATTCCATAGCACCTGATTGATCGTACTTTAAATGCACAGCTTTCCAATGAAGTCAACACGCTGAGCTGAAGTGCTGAATTATCAAGTGTTCACAAGAATATGCAAAACCAGCCTGGAGTTCTATGCCATTTCTCTTGTGCCCATCTTTCCTTTTTATTAACAAATAGCACTTTACATTACCTGAACACCCTGATCCATCTTGTTGTGCCAGAATGAAGATTGCCAACCCATTGAAAGCACTGTAGTGCAGATAGATGGTGTTTGCTAAATTTTTATTCTGATATGCATTGGAATTACATCTATGGTTCCTGATCCACTAACATATACGCATGCTTAAGCCTGCTTATATGCATGGATCTATCTCCTTAGCTGGATGGGGGCATTTGTATATAGTGGTTGTTTCTTATAGATGTCACACAAAATGCAATGAGTCTAATTTTGGCAGGGTAAATGTGGAACTGTGTGTgtaagagacacacagagagagacagtgcATGGTACTGTTGAAATAATGACATAATTACTTCACAACAAGCAGAATTTAGGGAATATAATTCAGCTTACATTATCACCCTGCCAGCTCAATAATGTAAATTGTCTCTAAGCATCTTTCAACAGAATAGTcacatatataaatacatttttaagcaCAATGAGTTGGATCAGGGTAAAAGAGGAAGATCCAACAGAAACATCAGTTTTTGACCATTATGTTTAGGAcagctttccccagcctggtAGAGTATTATTTTCAGCCTTTTAAAAGTCGTTGGGGGAGCGTACATACTGAAGGTGTAATGAAAGTTATCTACTCTGGTACAGAAGGGTCTTTTAAAGTTCATCTCTATCATTGTGAAAAATATAGGTCATGTTTCCTGAACCGCAAGTTTTATTATTACATATATTAGGCAGAGATTTAAGTTGAAGAAAACAAGTTTACAGCACACACTTCTGAAatgaaatgctttaaatgtgctgaaAGCCACATATTTAAGGAAATAACCGGCTTTTATCTCTAAAAGTGGGCAATTCACCAGATCGGCATCACCACATTTACTCCAGAGCTTAATTTTATATTGGTGAGAACAAGAGTTACAAGCTTAGTAAAGCCCTGTAAGTGTCAAACGTGGCAATATGTTAATCATGTCCTTAAGCACATGAATTTTCTATCAAAAATAGCTAGCACAGGGACCCAGCACAGATTAAGACCCGGGCACAGGGATTAGTGGGCTTTAACCCTTGGTCTCCCATTGTGGCCCCAGTCTGGTCAGAGGGCCATGCCACCTCGTTGAGCAATGTAACCATAACAGTGAACTAATCATACACTCCATTCCACTtatgggcatagccgggggggggcagggggcatctGCCCCCCTAGATGAAGTAAAACaacagaaatacttaactaagtgaccaatcacatcagttctgcccaccctaacataaatcctggctacgcccaaggtaccactgcagtggttTTCTCCTGGAATACTGATAGCTCACAAAAAAACAACagtaatttgtgtgtgtgaatctaTCCAAGGAGAGAACTTGAAATGAAATCTAGTGGAAAATGAAAAGAGAGTTTCCAACTGCCAAATAGAAGTAGCAACAAATGCTATGCAGCAGAGTATCCTGTGTGATTTAATAAAAAAACTTAAGTAATGCCAAGTTTTCTCATAGAACTATAAACTAAAAGATGGTTGAATTGCACACCTTaccttatttcttaaaaaaagaaagaaaataaatgctgGCGTCTTCCCACTGAAGCTTCTTCCAGTCTTGCAGCAATGGCCAAGTAGAATAATTCCTGAAATCCAGGAAGGAAATGAGTTTATAAAGAACTCACCACATAAGCCAAGCCTTCTTCATTATCTGTTTGAAAGCGGTTGCCTTTACAAATGCACAATGCCAGCCTCCTAAGTGAgttattcttttgttttcttctatATTGGGTTCAGCAAGCAAGAAAAAATAATTCCCAATACTTGTGGAATATATTTTATTTGCTCCCTAAAAGACAACAAAAGGTTTTAGTAAGATGAAATTCTTTGTTTCTCATCCTTGGCCCTATGTACTTTTTCATCAGCATCAAATTTTCTTTATACTTCTTAAAGTACATTACTCAATTTAGGCTATATAAGCTTTGGGAGCTAGTGGAATTGTAACCGAAGAGCTAGAATGAGCCCCAAGGCCATCTAGTCTATATCCTGCACCAAGGAATTATTTATCATATCTTATTCCCCGTACAGATTATTGTGCAGAGGTAAGCAAAGATGCACCATGCCTtagccatctttaaataaaaCAGCAAATCTAATAATACGCTGAGCTGCCCCTTTTGCTTAGCCAGGACGTGTAAGACCTATGAGTAGCTGAGAGCCATTGACATAGGAATCCATTAATCAGAGCAGCAGCACTTCCAAATGTTCATCTGATTCTGCAGAGTTGATAAAATCTGCTGCATtcactgctgccaatcagagtggATGAAACTAGACTAGGTTGACCAACATAAGTTACTTTCAGGCAGCTTCATAGAATGCCTTGGTTTGTGTTGGAATGGGATGAGATTGTTACATTTCTTGCTGCTGGAGGTCATGGTATCATCCAAACTAGAAGAAGGTACTTGGCCAACTAGAAAGACAAGGACTCAAGTCCTTTCTCCATCCCCTTTGTTAACACAACTGTATTCTTAAACTAGATTAACTAGATTTCTGAGCCAGGTGGAAGATACACCCTGCAAGAAATATGTAGCCCATGTGGCAGTCTCCCATAGAGTTGTCCCTTATGTATTGCCCAAAATGAGAAAACTAATTA comes from Podarcis raffonei isolate rPodRaf1 chromosome 2, rPodRaf1.pri, whole genome shotgun sequence and encodes:
- the LOC128408265 gene encoding platelet glycoprotein IX-like codes for the protein MNKVKISSNAGILVMLLLLSTAQPKPCPPCFCEQQEDLRGWILNCSSMGLKEMPPLSSELCHSCHTINILHLQNNSLTTVPLGALDNLIYLKEVDFSNNPWHCDCSILYFKQWLEDFSNVSLANLQCASPASVKSRALSQLTGNELEGCRKPQPIKCLDFFWRDFALIFVAIIVLILARCILQYSKKLTSQAARKLHPFEVPLLQIHDLEKQKSK